A single genomic interval of Microbacterium sp. zg-Y1090 harbors:
- a CDS encoding DUF4352 domain-containing protein, producing MNGDRETTADDGAQRAAPNRRGWLWAALAVIVVGAVVGIAVAVNSGTDDTAQPAASTPTTTPAPDSATPDAATPQAATPDATPGDGADGAAPDRGPAEPVAFDETAVVTDGVTASVTGIESVTGEAKLPGEISGPALRVTAEIANDTDAAIDLTTTVVTVYYGDDLLQASPVSLPEGSPFPRSVAPGEKASGTFVFEVPEDQRGRVRVEVDLVVTEPIVAFEGSLS from the coding sequence ATGAATGGGGACCGTGAGACGACGGCGGACGACGGCGCGCAGCGCGCGGCGCCGAATCGGCGAGGCTGGCTGTGGGCGGCGCTGGCGGTGATCGTCGTGGGTGCCGTGGTCGGCATCGCCGTCGCCGTGAACTCGGGGACCGATGACACGGCGCAGCCCGCGGCGTCCACGCCGACGACCACGCCGGCACCGGATTCGGCGACACCGGATGCCGCGACGCCGCAGGCCGCGACCCCCGATGCCACGCCGGGGGACGGCGCGGACGGTGCCGCACCCGACCGCGGCCCGGCCGAGCCGGTCGCCTTCGACGAGACGGCGGTCGTCACCGACGGCGTCACCGCCTCGGTCACAGGGATCGAGTCCGTCACGGGCGAGGCGAAGCTGCCCGGCGAGATCAGTGGGCCCGCGCTGCGCGTGACCGCGGAGATCGCGAACGACACCGACGCCGCGATCGACCTGACGACGACCGTCGTCACGGTCTACTACGGCGACGACCTGCTGCAGGCGAGCCCGGTGTCGTTGCCGGAGGGGTCGCCCTTCCCGCGGTCGGTCGCACCGGGGGAGAAGGCCTCGGGAACGTTCGTCTTCGAAGTACCCGAAGACCAGCGCGGGCGCGTGCGTGTGGAGGTCGACCTCGTCGTGACCGAGCCCATCGTGGCCTTCGAAGGCTCACTGAGCTGA
- a CDS encoding glycosyltransferase family 2 protein yields the protein MSAESAAPRPLAIVVVNYGSSDLLAQNLVTSQRAAAADIVVVVDNVSTSAERERVRRLAADHAWQLVEPDTNLGFGGGVNAGVARAREHGAQDLVLLNPDAVLREGCVARLRARDPAHRALCAPRIVTSTGATWFAGADVYLSDGVTRGRAKRPVHPGDDRWEWLTGACLWVPVELWDAAGGFDESYFLYWEDVDFSRRAQRAGGELVVVDDAVAVHDEGGTQTDRSRRGHAKSELYYYYNIRNRMLFAAKHLDDAGVRRWRSGMLSSAKEILLRGGRRQLVQSAAPWRAAVRGIRDGRRIAAGHVPGR from the coding sequence ATGTCGGCTGAGTCCGCGGCACCGCGGCCGCTGGCGATCGTCGTGGTGAACTACGGCTCCAGCGACCTGCTGGCGCAGAACCTCGTCACCTCGCAGCGCGCCGCCGCAGCCGACATCGTGGTCGTCGTCGACAACGTCTCGACGTCTGCGGAACGCGAGAGGGTGCGTCGGCTCGCCGCCGACCATGCCTGGCAGCTGGTGGAACCCGACACCAACCTGGGGTTCGGCGGCGGGGTCAACGCGGGAGTCGCCCGTGCGCGGGAGCACGGGGCGCAGGATCTGGTGCTGCTGAACCCCGACGCGGTGCTGCGCGAGGGCTGCGTCGCACGGCTGCGTGCGCGCGACCCCGCCCACCGGGCGCTCTGCGCGCCGCGCATCGTCACCAGCACGGGCGCGACCTGGTTCGCCGGAGCCGACGTGTATCTCTCCGACGGTGTGACCCGTGGTCGCGCGAAGCGGCCGGTCCACCCGGGCGACGACCGGTGGGAGTGGCTGACCGGCGCCTGCCTGTGGGTTCCCGTGGAGCTGTGGGATGCCGCCGGAGGCTTCGACGAGAGCTACTTCCTGTACTGGGAAGACGTCGACTTCTCGCGCCGGGCGCAGCGGGCCGGCGGCGAGTTGGTCGTCGTCGACGACGCCGTCGCGGTGCATGACGAAGGCGGCACGCAGACCGACAGAAGCCGCCGCGGTCACGCCAAGTCCGAGCTGTACTACTACTACAACATCCGCAACCGCATGCTGTTCGCGGCCAAGCACCTCGACGACGCCGGCGTGCGCCGGTGGCGCTCGGGCATGCTGTCGTCGGCGAAGGAGATCCTGCTGCGGGGCGGCCGGCGGCAGCTGGTGCAGTCGGCGGCCCCCTGGCGGGCAGCCGTGCGCGGCATCCGAGACGGCCGGCGGATCGCGGCCGGGCACGTGCCGGGTCGCTGA
- a CDS encoding CDP-alcohol phosphatidyltransferase family protein translates to MTTELTDRSFAATLTRLRSAQKGHARGAPAYSVYVNRKLGRVLAAVAYGLGLTPNQVTAVSAVHTFAAIALLALAPVSWWLGLVVAALLVLGYAWDSADGQVARLRGGGSIAGEWLDHFVDALKISSLHLAVAIGLYRFAPELPAASLLIPLGFSAVATTTFFGMLLNDLLKGARGVPSTHSRGGGTFARSMMLLPTDFGMVCLVFVLWGAPPVFLVAYGLLFAANALFLVAAAVKWFREMRDVG, encoded by the coding sequence GTGACCACGGAACTGACCGATCGCTCATTCGCGGCGACGCTCACCCGACTGCGCTCGGCGCAGAAAGGCCATGCCCGGGGAGCACCCGCGTACTCCGTGTACGTCAACCGCAAGCTCGGTCGTGTGCTCGCCGCGGTGGCGTACGGTCTGGGCCTGACGCCCAACCAGGTCACCGCCGTGAGCGCCGTGCACACCTTCGCCGCGATCGCGCTGCTCGCCCTCGCACCGGTCAGCTGGTGGCTCGGTCTCGTCGTCGCCGCACTGCTCGTGCTCGGGTACGCATGGGACTCCGCCGACGGGCAGGTCGCCCGGTTGCGCGGCGGTGGCAGCATCGCCGGGGAGTGGCTCGACCACTTCGTCGACGCGCTGAAGATCTCCTCGCTGCATCTGGCGGTGGCCATCGGCCTCTACCGGTTCGCGCCCGAGCTGCCGGCGGCATCCCTGCTCATCCCGCTCGGATTCTCGGCCGTCGCCACCACGACGTTCTTCGGCATGCTGCTCAACGACCTGCTCAAGGGTGCCCGCGGCGTGCCGTCCACGCACTCGCGCGGCGGCGGCACCTTCGCGCGCTCGATGATGCTGCTGCCGACCGACTTCGGCATGGTCTGCCTGGTGTTCGTGCTGTGGGGCGCGCCGCCGGTGTTCCTCGTCGCGTACGGTCTGCTGTTCGCCGCCAACGCCCTGTTCCTGGTCGCCGCGGCGGTCAAGTGGTTCCGCGAGATGCGCGATGTCGGCTGA